CCAGTGCTGACATCCACGGCCTGTCCTGCACGGAAGGGAGCAGCTCCAGGAACCCCTGTACTTTTGGTGGTGCCAACAGCATTGTCCTGGATGCCCAGTGCTGGCCATGGGCAGCAGTGAAGCACTGGAATGAGGTAGCCCCttgcctctgctgcaggaggagtccctgctccctgccgaGGGTCCTGGCTGTGGGAGGGGACACGATGGGGGTTAGCAGCTCTCCAATGGAGACTGGGTGGGGAAGAGGGGTGGTGTGTTGGCCGGTCACAGTTGGGATGGGGCATCCTGGAAGGTGATGAGGTTGGACTCCTGGCTGGTGCCcttcccagcagtgccagggtcAGCCAGCAGTGGGCTGTCAGCCTTTGCAACCACTACTGGTGCCTCCTCCTCGTCATCCTCCATGCTAGGCCAGGCTGACTGGTCCTCCACACGCTTCAGCCGCTCATTCAGGGCCTTCAGAGCCAGCTGCCTGTGGGGCAAGGGCAGACGTAGGTTAAACCTGGGTCCAATGCCAGAGCAGGGGTTAACAGCTCAACCCCACTGGGCGCTGTGCAAGTCTGTCCCTGGCTTCTTCCTGACAGGAGTGGCTGGATTCAGCAgcactggagatcatctggaGTGCCTGGCACTGGCCTACAGAAACCCACCCATGCTCTCAAGACTACATGCACCAAGTTTTGTGCCACATGGTGTGCTCGGAGGCAGATGGTATATGGGCTGCTCTGGGAATGGGGCAAGAAAGGCATAAAACATGGAAAGGGAAAGCGGAGAGCCGATGCCTTGTCCAAACCTTCCTGCTGGGAGTCAGGAAGGCCAGTGCCAGGCATGGGAAGTCTGGGGCACAGGACTGATTCACTGCTTTTCCCTGCGCTAAAATGATGGGTGCAGGGCTGCCACAAGCAGGGCACTGGCATCTGCCTGGACAAGCGGgcatttcccttccttctgcagGGACCTCTAACCTTACCTGCCATTTCCCTAAGATCTCCCCACTCCTACCCTGCACTTTACCACTGCTCCACATTTGGAAGAGCAGAACAATATCCTACTAACCACCCAAACCACTCCCCATGACCTCTGTGGCAAGgagggcagcccccagcagagTCCTTGGAGAAAGCCTCCCGTTAGCACCCTGTGCCCAAATCTCCCCCTCTTTCTCATTTGGATTTTCATTCTGAACCTCTCTGCCCATAGAAATGATGCCCAGTGGGAGCAGGGCTAGTGGTACCTTCTCCTCTCAGCATCCTGGGGGTCTGTCCCCGGCAGACTGATGGTGATGGATGACGGGGCGCCCACGTCGTAGCGTTTGACTGTCTTGCGGCAGACCTTCACCTTCACCAAGATGCTGTGCACAACGTTGGCCACCAGAcccaccacaggctgcaggatcTCGGGGAAAAAAGTGGCGAATGCGAAATGGTCGGACATGTCTCCACGGCCTCTACTGTGCCGCTGGTAGAAACGGAGATAGACCCAACTGGAGAGGAGCCCAAAGCCGTATGAGGCCAGTACATTGCTCTCGACGAGGGCAGCAAGGCGCAGtagagacaggagaaggagcaggagcatAGGAACAGCCTTCATTCTGACTTGGGGCACCTTCAGAACGGTGCTGTCCCCCATCGTCTGCTTGAGAGCCACCAAGACTCCCCCGAGAAAGCCCAGCCCGCCGTGGATATGGACGGCGAACAGGTAGGGAAGGTGGAAGGAGGCCACGTAGGTGAGGAAGTAGGCAAGGGCCCCCAGGAGCCCCACCGAGACGTTCACCACCGCGAAGAagaccagcagctccagagctccccagagaggctcgAGCAGCCGCCCAGCCACCCCCAGAGTGGCCAGGCTGGCCGCCAGGCCCCAGGCCCGCTCCTCCACCAGTCCGTGCGTCAGCAGCGTCCACACCCAGAAGTTTGGGGGCAGGAGATACCCGGGGGTCACCCCCAGGCCGTAGGCCGTGTCCAGACCGAAGGAGAGCAGGTAGAGCAGGAGGACGGCGGCGCTCAGCGACTTCACCACCACGCTCGTGCCGGCCAGCGCCGCCAGGAAGTGCTGCCGGGCCACCGGCAGGTACCGCCGCATCTTCGGCCCCCACCGGCAGAACGGGTCTGTCCCAGCGCCCGCCCGCCGGGGCCGCCTCCCCCGGGCCGGGCCCCGCTCTGCCCCTGACTAGGCCCCAGCTCCTCCAACAGCCGCCGCAGGCCAGGCCGGGCGCGGACAAACAGCAGCTGTGCGC
This genomic stretch from Indicator indicator isolate 239-I01 chromosome 15, UM_Iind_1.1, whole genome shotgun sequence harbors:
- the TMEM115 gene encoding transmembrane protein 115; this encodes MRRYLPVARQHFLAALAGTSVVVKSLSAAVLLLYLLSFGLDTAYGLGVTPGYLLPPNFWVWTLLTHGLVEERAWGLAASLATLGVAGRLLEPLWGALELLVFFAVVNVSVGLLGALAYFLTYVASFHLPYLFAVHIHGGLGFLGGVLVALKQTMGDSTVLKVPQVRMKAVPMLLLLLLSLLRLAALVESNVLASYGFGLLSSWVYLRFYQRHSRGRGDMSDHFAFATFFPEILQPVVGLVANVVHSILVKVKVCRKTVKRYDVGAPSSITISLPGTDPQDAERRRQLALKALNERLKRVEDQSAWPSMEDDEEEAPVVVAKADSPLLADPGTAGKGTSQESNLITFQDAPSQL